From the genome of Candidatus Dormiibacterota bacterium, one region includes:
- a CDS encoding glycosyltransferase family 39 protein, with product MLAILVVAAVLRTFRLDTFPPGLYADVAANGLDALGVPKHGLQVIYPRGTGNGIEGMISWLDGVSVALVGGKPIALYLTTVVIGLVTLPIQYLLGSRLFGRRIGLISTALLAVSFWAVHYSRLGYRTVLVPLFLDLSFLALFWAVRRGGNWRWALAGAVISLGFYTYTGYRLVLLVLAGLIVQRIRAGRQLPGTRSSWAVYVVAAAVVVAPLAIATLLHPEVLNRAAGVSVLGGGPILGLPFRLADHAWRTLAVFNLWGDPERQYNVPHLPLFDPLVGLAFLAGIVVAVKRWRESRYALLLLWLGVFTLVVGLTDRTPHMLRGSGLVPAAYLLAAVGLDAVLQKVWPRRATLAAAAVWVVSLAWTAIFYFAVYPTVPGLYIEWMGDRVDVGRFMDATDWNGRQLYVAITFTNRGMVNPDPFRAIPIQFMTEGHVPWTFLDYRKVAQLPGDVPIAVVVDERDRVVLSGLAARFPDGYVAYVMPLPQRPVAIFLHGDAGWFHPALSRPYSNW from the coding sequence GTGCTGGCGATCCTCGTCGTCGCCGCCGTCTTGCGCACGTTTCGGCTGGACACCTTCCCGCCGGGTCTGTACGCAGACGTCGCGGCCAACGGGCTGGACGCGCTGGGCGTACCCAAGCACGGCCTGCAGGTCATCTACCCCCGGGGAACCGGCAACGGCATCGAAGGCATGATCTCCTGGCTCGATGGGGTCAGCGTCGCCCTGGTGGGTGGCAAACCGATCGCTCTCTACCTGACGACGGTCGTCATCGGCCTGGTCACGCTCCCCATCCAATACCTGCTAGGAAGCCGCCTCTTCGGGCGCCGCATCGGCCTCATCAGCACCGCGCTCCTGGCCGTGTCCTTCTGGGCCGTCCACTACAGCCGGCTCGGTTACCGAACCGTCCTCGTCCCGCTCTTCCTCGACCTCTCATTTCTGGCTCTCTTCTGGGCCGTCCGGCGCGGTGGGAACTGGCGCTGGGCCCTGGCCGGCGCGGTGATCAGCCTCGGGTTCTATACCTATACGGGCTACCGGCTGGTGCTGCTGGTGCTTGCGGGGTTGATCGTCCAGCGGATCCGGGCCGGTCGCCAGCTGCCGGGGACGCGGTCATCGTGGGCCGTCTACGTCGTTGCCGCCGCGGTGGTGGTGGCGCCGCTCGCGATCGCCACGTTGCTGCACCCCGAGGTGCTCAATCGAGCCGCCGGCGTCTCCGTCCTGGGCGGAGGGCCGATCCTCGGCCTACCGTTCCGGCTCGCCGATCACGCGTGGCGGACACTCGCCGTCTTCAACCTCTGGGGCGACCCCGAACGCCAATACAACGTCCCGCATCTGCCGCTCTTCGATCCCCTGGTGGGCCTCGCCTTCCTGGCCGGGATCGTGGTGGCGGTCAAGCGCTGGCGCGAGAGTCGTTACGCCCTGTTGCTGCTCTGGCTCGGCGTGTTCACCCTGGTGGTCGGGCTGACGGATCGCACGCCGCACATGCTCCGCGGCAGCGGGTTGGTTCCGGCCGCCTACCTGCTGGCCGCGGTAGGCCTGGACGCCGTCCTCCAAAAGGTGTGGCCGCGGCGCGCGACACTGGCGGCCGCGGCCGTCTGGGTGGTCAGCCTCGCCTGGACGGCCATCTTCTACTTTGCCGTCTACCCGACCGTGCCCGGTCTGTATATCGAGTGGATGGGCGACCGGGTCGACGTCGGGCGATTCATGGATGCCACGGATTGGAACGGTCGCCAGCTCTACGTTGCCATCACGTTCACCAACCGCGGGATGGTCAACCCGGATCCGTTCCGCGCCATCCCCATTCAATTCATGACCGAGGGGCACGTCCCGTGGACGTTTCTGGACTACCGGAAGGTGGCGCAGCTGCCTGGGGACGTGCCCATCGCCGTCGTGGTCGACGAACGGGACCGCGTCGTGCTCAGCGGGCTGGCGGCTCGTTTTCCGGATGGCTACGTGGCGTACGTGATGCCACTCCCGCAGCGCCCGGTCGCGATCTTTCTTCATGGTGACGCCGGGTGGTTCCATCCCGCACTGAGTCGTCCCTACTCGAACTGGTAG
- the trpS gene encoding tryptophan--tRNA ligase, whose translation MQSAGKPRVFSGIQPSGGLHIGNYLGAIRNWVRDQDKYDNIFCIVDLHAITVPQDPTALRENTLDLAAIYLASGIRPEQAMFVQSHISAHAELAWILDCFIPLGWLERMTQFKEKSGKDRERSSAGLFTYPALMAADILLYDTRFVPVGDDQRQHIELTRDVAQRMNQRFGEIFVLPEAMIQKSGARIMGLDNPENKMSKSLAAEVPGHAIFLLDPPELIRKKLARAQTDAQPSVQFPVGPGVRNLLEIYATIKELDWPAIEREFAGTSYSVLKTAVADAVIEVLTPIQQRYHEIRSDDPALMQQLRRAADRLTPIANATLHRVQKAVGLR comes from the coding sequence ATGCAGTCGGCAGGAAAGCCGCGGGTGTTCAGCGGGATCCAGCCGAGCGGCGGCCTCCACATCGGTAATTACCTCGGGGCGATCCGCAACTGGGTTCGCGACCAGGACAAGTACGACAACATCTTCTGCATCGTCGACCTGCACGCGATTACCGTTCCCCAGGACCCGACGGCGCTGAGGGAGAACACCCTCGACCTGGCCGCGATCTACCTGGCCAGCGGCATCAGGCCCGAGCAGGCGATGTTCGTTCAGTCGCACATTTCGGCGCATGCCGAGCTCGCCTGGATCCTCGACTGCTTCATTCCCCTGGGTTGGCTGGAGCGGATGACGCAGTTCAAGGAGAAGAGCGGAAAGGACCGCGAGCGATCGAGCGCCGGCCTCTTCACCTACCCGGCCCTGATGGCCGCTGACATCCTTCTGTACGACACCCGGTTCGTCCCGGTCGGTGACGATCAGCGGCAGCACATCGAGCTCACGCGAGATGTGGCGCAGCGAATGAACCAGCGTTTCGGCGAGATCTTCGTGCTGCCCGAGGCGATGATCCAGAAGTCGGGCGCTCGGATCATGGGCCTCGACAACCCGGAAAACAAGATGAGCAAGAGCCTTGCCGCTGAGGTCCCCGGGCACGCGATCTTTTTGCTCGATCCGCCCGAGCTGATCCGGAAGAAGCTGGCAAGGGCCCAGACTGATGCCCAGCCCTCGGTGCAATTCCCAGTGGGGCCGGGGGTCAGGAATCTCCTCGAAATCTACGCAACGATCAAGGAGCTGGATTGGCCGGCTATTGAGCGGGAGTTCGCGGGCACGTCATATAGCGTGCTCAAGACTGCTGTGGCCGACGCCGTGATCGAGGTGTTGACGCCGATCCAGCAGCGCTACCACGAGATCCGATCGGACGACCCTGCGCTGATGCAACAGCTGCGCCGGGCGGCCGACCGGTTGACGCCGATCGCGAACGCCACCTTGCATCGCGTCCAGAAAGCCGTCGGGCTGCGCTGA
- a CDS encoding carboxypeptidase-like regulatory domain-containing protein, producing the protein MLSRGLIACLLAATLAGCGGVASLFAPATGTVTGHVRIKACGGAYRPEQTGCPAQPMAGATLTFQPNDAGSPSKITTDSSGAYRIDLKPGTYRVRAMEEGSTRQGFAGFSGPTTVTVGGGKTVTADFTYTIQLL; encoded by the coding sequence ATGCTCTCGCGCGGCCTCATCGCCTGTCTGCTCGCGGCGACCCTCGCCGGATGCGGCGGCGTCGCATCGTTGTTCGCGCCTGCCACGGGCACCGTAACCGGACACGTGCGAATCAAGGCCTGCGGCGGCGCCTACCGCCCGGAGCAGACCGGCTGCCCGGCGCAGCCGATGGCGGGCGCGACGCTGACGTTTCAGCCGAACGATGCGGGAAGCCCCTCCAAGATCACGACGGATTCATCCGGCGCCTACCGAATCGATCTCAAGCCGGGAACCTATCGCGTCCGCGCGATGGAGGAGGGGTCGACCAGGCAGGGCTTCGCCGGATTCAGCGGCCCTACGACGGTCACGGTCGGCGGCGGCAAGACGGTAACGGCGGACTTTACCTACACGATTCAGTTGCTGTAG